The DNA segment GGCTCGTGAATCAGTTGCTCGCGCTCTTTGGAGTTGAACCGATTTTATTTTTTGCCAGTCCGCAAATATTTCCTTCACTCGTGGTCGGCAGCGACATTTGGAAGGAGTTTGGCTTCGGAGCCATTATTTATTTTGCAGCCTTAACGTCGATTAATCCGGAAATGTATGAAGCTGCAGCCATTGACGGGGCTTCTCAATTTAGGCGGCTCATCAGCATTACACTGCCGAGTGTGCTGCCGGTTGCTGTATTGCTGGGCACACTGAGCCTTGGAAATATTTTGAACGCGGGGTTTGATCAAATTTTTAACCTTTACAATCCTATGGTGTATTCGACGGGGGATATTATTGACACCTGGGTGTATCGGGTCGGCTTGATTAATATGCAATACGGCTTAGCTACCGCGGTCGGCTTGCTGAAATCCGTTGTCGGTCTGTTCCTGATTTCGATTTCGTACACCTTGGCCTATCGATTTGCCAACTATCGGATTTTTTAAGAGAAGGAGGGGATGAGGATGGTAGAGGATCGATCGGTTCCTTCCAGAGTATTGAATGGTCTTAACATATTATTGCTAGTTGTGATTACGCTGCTATGCGTCTATCCGGTATGGTACACATTTGTCATCTCTTTGAGTGATAAGGCTGCCGCAGGGGCGGGAGAGGTATTTCTTTGGCCCAAAGGGTTCACGTTATCCTCTTATGAAATGATTATAGCGGACCAGCAATTTTTTAAATCGTTCTTCATATCTGTGCAGCGCGTGCTTTATGGAACGTTAATCACATTGTTCGTCATCGTTCTGATGGCGTATCCGCTCTCGAAGACCTCCAAGCAATTCAGATCACGGAACATTGTCATGTGGATGCTTATTTTTGTCATGCTGTTTAACGGCGGGCTTGTGCCGTGGTACATGACGATGAAATCCCTGGGGATGGTCAACAATATTTGGGGCTTGGTGCTAGGCGGAGGACTGCCGGTGTTTAATGTCATTCTGGTCATGAACTTCTATCGGAATTTGCCGAAGGAAATGGAAGAATCCGCTTTGGTGGACGGGGCTGGACCATGGCGCACGTTGTTTAATATATTCCTGCCTTTATCCATGCCGGTCATTGCCACAATTCTCGTTTTCACCATTGTTTATCACTGGAATGAGTTTTTTCAAGCTTTAGTATTGATGACGAAAAATGAGAATTATCCGCTGCAATCTTATATCCGTCAGGTCACGGTTGTGGTCGATCCATCGAAGATCGATGCGGAATCGGCTAAGCGCTTAAGCAGCTCATCGAACCAAACCTTGAATGCAGCCAAAATATTTATTTCGATGCTTCCGCTGCTTGTCATTTACCCGTTCTTCCAACGATATTTCATTAAGGGTATTACGCTTGGCTCCGTCAAGGGGTAACGGGTTAGCCCGGTTAGCGCGGTTTATCATCGCCGGTACGGGCTGCATCAGGCGGTATTAGGCTAGCATCAGGTTAGCATCAGGTGCGGGAATAAAGCAATCATTATCGGTTAGAAAGGGACTACTTACTATCATGAAAACTAGTGAAACGATTCATCCAGATAAAGTGGAGCTGAAATCTATTGCGTCTGTTGTTAGTGATGCAGGCTCTATGTTGCTTGGCTCTATTAGTTCATATCGAGAGGTACAGGGTGCCTACTTATTTCAGGGCGGGAATGCGTCGATTATGATACAGCCCGTCAATGAACAGATCATTCGGATCAAGCTGCTGCTTGATCATCAAATGGATTTGCGCTCTACGATCGCTATTCAGCAGGAGGCTTATAGGAGTGTTAATGTATCACTGGAAGAGACCTTAGAGGCTTACAGATTGGTGCTGCCCGAGCTTACGGCGGTTGTTCACAAAAATGATGGACGCCTCGACTTTTTTAATGCGGCTGGAGAGCTTATTTCCAGTGAAATCGAAACCTTTCGGGCTGCGCGTGGGGAATTTGGCTCTCGGAGAAGGATGGAGCCGGGCACGCATATTTACGGATTGGGCGAGAATACAGGCTTCTTAGATAAAAATGGCGAGAGTTATGAGCTATGGAATT comes from the Paenibacillus lentus genome and includes:
- a CDS encoding ABC transporter permease, whose amino-acid sequence is MRNKGVVIHYYLMLLPGLVWLFFFNLLPMYGILMAFKDFNPGIGLLKSEWIGMENFKYMFELDDSKEIFANTITIALAKMVGNLIVPLVFALMLNEVKNRLFTRTVQTIVYLPHFLSWVIVAGIMLDLFSYSGLVNQLLALFGVEPILFFASPQIFPSLVVGSDIWKEFGFGAIIYFAALTSINPEMYEAAAIDGASQFRRLISITLPSVLPVAVLLGTLSLGNILNAGFDQIFNLYNPMVYSTGDIIDTWVYRVGLINMQYGLATAVGLLKSVVGLFLISISYTLAYRFANYRIF
- a CDS encoding carbohydrate ABC transporter permease — protein: MVEDRSVPSRVLNGLNILLLVVITLLCVYPVWYTFVISLSDKAAAGAGEVFLWPKGFTLSSYEMIIADQQFFKSFFISVQRVLYGTLITLFVIVLMAYPLSKTSKQFRSRNIVMWMLIFVMLFNGGLVPWYMTMKSLGMVNNIWGLVLGGGLPVFNVILVMNFYRNLPKEMEESALVDGAGPWRTLFNIFLPLSMPVIATILVFTIVYHWNEFFQALVLMTKNENYPLQSYIRQVTVVVDPSKIDAESAKRLSSSSNQTLNAAKIFISMLPLLVIYPFFQRYFIKGITLGSVKG